TCACGAATATGCTTCAAAGATTTTAATTAGCTTTCTCATTTATTGGGTACAAAAACAAAGACCCATTTTTGGGTTTATCGGATTGCTTATTGGGTATATGAAAGTGCAGGTGGGAGGTGGGGGATTTTCACCAGGGAAGCTGAGGAGTATGCTACTGGGAgtggagaagaagaggaaggaaaagGAGGATTCTGAATCTGCATTCACTCTCAGATCTCAGCCTCCTGactttgatgatcaagctggTTAGCTcttaattttttccttttttaattaatcAGTGATTATTTGAATCTTAGATTTCTTAGTCTCTGAATTAAGCTACTGGGTCAAGTGGCGATTCCGGTTTATTAGAAAGTAGTCAAATTTAAGTAGTGAACGATTGCTTGATGCATTTGTACCAGCCTAACTAAACTTAAAACTTTGTCATTTCAGTTGGGTTgctgcgaaaaaaaaaaaaaatggatgttCTTACCCTTTGGATGTTTGACTGGATTCTTGCAGGGGGTGGTGGTTCTGATGACTGTAAAGATGTAGATGTTGTGAGTGTTCTTCCCAAATGCTCGACTTCGAATGCTGCTGACTCATTAGGCTCGAAGATGGGTAGTGACCGGCGATTGAAGGATAGCGCATCAGTCAATTCAAGAATTAGGAACCAAGAAGACCCTTCATTAGATTATGATAGTGGgcatgatgcaatgggtgtgtCCTCATCCATGTTTGAGTTTCAGAAGGCAGAGCGTGCCCCACAAAGGGTGCCTCTTGCGCCGTTCTCCAAACCAGCACCGTCCAAATGGGATGATGCTCAGAAATGGATAGCAAGCCCAACTTCGAACCGGCCAAAGATGGGGCAGGCTCAAATGCAGGGTGGGCAAGGAGTTGGATCGCGAAAGGCTGGTAGCTTTGGTTATGGGAGTAAACAATTGAGCACAAAGGTTGTTGTTGAAGTTCCAGATCAAAAAGTAGATATTTTTGAAGAACCAGATACGAAGCGAATTGACACAAATCAATCTAAGATGGAAAGTGGAGGGCAGAAGTATGTAAGTTGGGAGAATGATCcataccccattgccgattcatATGGCAAATCAGTGCTCATGGTTGAGAACTCTGTCGGAGAGTCAGCAAGTAAGAATTTGGTTTTCTTGTTTACTTCAGTTGAGATTCTTGTTTCATGACTGCAtcattatttatagaataagatGTTCAGCACTATAAATCAAGCTAATGCCTAGCGGGAATTTCACTTGGTTCAGTGTTCTAGAATGTTTTTTTTACACTTTCGGTCACTCGCACAGATCTTCGATACAACTTTTTGATACAttaccattttattattgaaatccATGCTTAATAGGAACTGAGTCGGTTTCCACCATGTCCTTACTGGAGTCTGGTGTGGGAAATTATTTGAAGAACTATGGGTTGTTCTTGTGTTATATCATATCGTTAAGTGAGGCCTACCAGAAAGTAACTGCTTTTATAATTGTTTATAACACTCACCGATCTTCCTGCCTTCTCGTAAATTAACTTTACAAAGTGAGCTTTAGGCGACCATTTGGAACTAACTAGCTGCACAATTTGCATATGATTTTCACAGTCAATCTTAGCCAGCATGATTCTTCTACAGCATTTCATGGAACAACCACATTTATTCCTCCTCCTTCAACCGCAAGATCTGTCTCAATGAGAGATATGGGTACAGAGATGACACCTATTGCTAGCCAGGAACCCTCCAGGACTGGAACTCCCGTGGGGGCAACAACACCGATTCGCAGTCCTACTAATTCAAGGCCATCAACTCCTAGCAGAGCTGCACAAGCTTCACCTCCGATCAACCAGAATCCTAACAAGGAGTTGTCTGAGAAGGAGTTACAAATGAAAACTAGGAGAGAGATAATGGTTCTTGGGACACAGTTGGGTAAGATGAACATCGCAGCTTGGGCTAGCAAAGAGGAGGATAAGGGTGCATCCACGTCACAGAAAACTGCCTTGGAAGAACAACCAGGGAAAAGCATTGTTGAGACACGTGCAGCAGCATGGGAGGAAGCTGAGAAAGCCAAGTATATGGCTAGGTTAATTCACATCcccttcttttgtttcttttttgtacaGTATCCATCTCTTACCACTGTAACTGGATTGTTAGATAATGACACTCGATTTTTAGGGACAATTGTTATTTATGCTGCATTTTCAAATTGTGGAATGATCATGTGTCCATGACTGCAATTATCCAGGTTCAAGCGTGAAGAGATGAAAATACAGGCTTGGGAAAATCATCAGAAAGCAAAAACAGAAGCTGAGATGAGGAAAATAGAGGTACTTATAGTAGCTTTCTGTTGGAAATCTTCTTGTTGTGGCAGCCATTCTCTATTTCTAATCTTGTattatattttctcttttcattaTGTTTAAGAAAATATTATCAAGTAATATCCAAACTTCCGTTAGACAACAAGATAATAGCCAAATTAGGTCACCCGTGTTGGATTAATCTCTAAAATTGTAAGATTATAGCTAACCTGGAACATAAAGACTGACCATGCTAAACTGCAAGACATTGGCTCCTGATGAAGAGTTCCAGTCTCTAGGGCTTCTTCGGTTCTTCCCCTAAAATCCTTGAGTACCTGCTTATTGTGACATAATGCAATGTGGACGTGTTGTGTGAGAACTTAAGGTCTTTCTTTTCACAACTAAAAATGTGAACAGTAGGCCAGCCTTCGATCGGGTTGAGTTTTTCGGGCCACCTAGTTATTTATGACATATATCTTGTTAATTGTTTACTTATTTGCTCAAATACATTATAATCTATGAATTCCCTTGGAACCTGTGCAGTTTATTGAAACTAACAGTTGTTGCTTCCAGGTAGAGGTCGAAAGGATAAGAGGACGCGCTCATGGCAAGCTTATGAATAAGTTGGCAGCTGCAAGACATAAGGCTCAAGAAAAGCGAGCAGCAGCGGAGGCCAGGAGAAACCGGCGAGCAGCGAAAACAGAACATCAAGCAGAGTACATTCGCAAAACCGGTCGCATCCCGTCCTCGTTTTGGTGTTGGGGTTGGTGCTCTTGATATCGGAACCACATTCTGCAAATGTATGTCCATGTTAatgtaaaaacccaaaaactttaTCTGGCTTAACCTATGAATGTCGGAAAGTAAAGTACTCAAGTGTAATTATCGTCAACATGGCGAAGGGTAATGCTGTCACTTTGCttaaaatattttgtttgttcttTCCACCTAAAAAGGGTAATATTGGCATTTCACTGTTTCGACGAATGTGGAttctgatttaaaaaaaaaaaagaaagagagatcggatcttctttgtgagaatttcggAAATTCTTcaatcacattcgttcatcgtacattattcgatcagtttttatcaggtattatttatattcaattttgaataaaaaaaatttacaattatTTCTGATCGTACGATGTAGATGAACAGATGTGATTGGAGCATCATtctaaaacaaaatggttttCACCGTGGTTGTGGGACCCATGAAGGAATAAAAAGATAAGCACCCAGTTTACAATTTATTGCTTCCGAAAGGCATCGATGTCCGGTCTTCCGAAGTGAACCAAACACAAACGAAACCACTTTGCCAAACAAAAAACTTGCGTATCTATGTCACAAAATAACAAACACGTAAGTCACGATGTCACCTGAAGTACTTACCACAATGATTACAATGATATGAGTTGTCTCCTTGGCTTGGCTGGAATGCGTattgaaattattttaatttttaattttttatgcgTTTGCAAAATATGAGTATTAAggttgttttgatttttgacTTACCTTAGAATATgcgggataaaaaaaaaatatgtagattTCACATGAAGTTTAGTGATCCAATAAGTAAAACGATCGTAAATTGTATTATTTAACTTTCACTGAGCAGTGCTTGGGAACGAATTCCAAACCCATATTCTGTATAACACATCATGGTTTAATTCTTGGTGTCGGTAAATCACATGATGGTGCCTAGGAGGAGGTTGAAATGCTTCTATGAGTCTTCCATGCCCCTTTAGGGTGGACTGTCATGGTGATGTTATtagctggtttttttttttaagaaaaaaaattgtattgttTAAGAAGAGTATTTGAATTATGTTTACTTAGCATACACTTAACACATTTAAATTTACTTCATAATATGAGTATTTGAATTATCTCTTTCATTATTTCAAACTTTTCATTTGCTTACATATGAGTATGACATTCTACACATTTACATAtggaataaaaaacaaaaatatggcTGTCACGTTAGGGTTTAAAGTCGAAAACTTATTTGCACTTAGATTGATATTAGAAGAATAGTGAAGTCGGTTCCCATTTTTCCTAACCACCTCGATTgacaattaataattttttttcctttctaaataAGTAAACATGTTACTCTTCGTATACACGACTTCTATTCATAATATCAACTATTTCAAATACATAAACATAAGTAAACGAAATTGGAAAGTGTCCTCTTAGATTTAGAAAAAAATAGAGTGGGTGTGGTGAGAAATATGTGCAATATAAAGGACCCCAATATAAACACCCTATTGCAAATTTTATCATACTatcaaatttttatttcttttaaataaataaaaaaaactaaggcTTAGCTTAAATCCTCATCATCATATCATACCCCCAAACACTTCCTcgttctctcaatctctctctttctcagaTCTTTGTGGCGGCTCTTCTTCAAGATTGGATCGGCCtctccccccctctctctctatcttggAATCGATCTGATTCCGTCACGGTCCGCCGGAGTCTCAACCCAATAGTCGCCATGGTAGTCGGCGCACAaccacagcagcagcagcagctacAACAGAAACCGCCGCAGCAGCCGGAAACTTCGGCCGAAGAGGAGCCCTTGAAGAGGAACACCGATTGCGTCTACTTTCTCGCCTCGCCTCTCACCTGCAAAAAGGTTTGCCCTTTGTCTTGATTTGAGTTTTGTTCTGGGTATCCTCGCtttcaattttagggttttaggttttCGTTTCTGGTAAGATTTTTTGGGATGGGCCGAAATTGTGGTGTAATTTCGGCTATAAGTTTCAgatttacatttttttcatGCATTGGAATTAGGGTTTCTGGATATGTTTGATGCAATGAATTTCTTTAGGTTAAAGTATGTTCCTTTGGGTAATCTTGATTTTCCTAGTCttaaaagaaaatgatataAACCATTGTCTCAAATTTATTTGTATAGCACAAGGGCTAATTATGTTAAATTGCTGCCAGAATATGTATGTGATAAGTTTGTTAGAATCAATCATGGTTTCGAGGCCTTGAAATCTCGATGAGCTTGCTTTAAGGGCTGATTTAATTAATCTATGAGAAGCCTTATTTCGAGTGAATATATGTTAGAACATGGTTCTTGCAGCTCAAAATTAATCCCCTTTTTCATAGTTTGGCGCATGTTAAATTTTTTCGTTAGCCTGCTTGATTGCATTGTCTCTGTTACTTTTGATTCTGAGCTGGGAAAAGTTAGTTTGTTACATAATATGGAGTATACTTCAGTCTCCTTATGTCAAGTCTCTTTATGTCACAGGGgatgctgttttttttttttttttttttttcagtttagtTTTTGGTGGTTATCATTTGATACGTGGCTTAGTGGATTCCTGTGTTTGTTATTTGAAGTGTCTTATGTAAAGCCAAAAAGCATGTTTCTGTACTAACATACCATCAGTACTGTTTTGATTTCCTTCGTGCTAACCTCATTGATGCCCTATTGACAGGGAAGTGAATGCGAATATAGACACAGTGAGTATGCCCGGGTCAACCCCAGGGATTGCTGGTACTGGTTGAATGGCAGTTGCTTGAATTTGAAATGCGCATTTCGGCATCCAGTAagtctcttctctctcttattttatttcatGTTTAAACCTGTATAAGAACGTTCCTTCTTGCCTGTTACCACCACCACCTTTGTCTGACATTGTCTCTGACCATCTATTTTTCCTGTACAGCCGCTTGATGGCTTGTTAGGAAGCCCGGCAGCAAATTCTGCTGGACCTTCCTTGCCTCTATCACATCCTGTGGCTACGTCTACAACGCCTGCAATTCATGCTGCTTATAACCCAAGTAAACAAGCAGTCCCCTGTATTTTCTTCCAAAAGGGGCAATGTTTAAAGGGTGACAGATGTGCCTTCTCTCATGGACCAAATCCTATGGCTAGTAGTAAAGTTCTACAGGCACCAGCTGCTGCCCACGGTACTGAGCCTTCAGGTCTTAAGAAGGCCTTCGGTGGCCTTCAAAAGTGCACTCAAGAGTTGAAGGTTCCCATGGTAAGTGCCATGAAGTCTGTTGGATTGCCTCCTGAAGCCAAACCTGCTCCAAAAATTCCAACTGCTCCAATTAGAAATGGAGTTAGCATTGAGAGGAATGTATCATCAACTAAAGCATTGGATGATGAGGCTCTCAGATACAAGGCAACAAGTGTTCCGCCTGTTATCAACGGAGGCTCTACAAGTCAGGCCAATCATTTGCTTCAGGCTCATGTTTCAGACGATCATGGTTTTCAAAATGGGAAGGATGCTGATGAGCATTTGAGGGAGTCTTCTCCTGGATTTGATGTTCTTGTAGATGATGAGCACGGAGATTCTGATTACTACCACGGCGAAGAACGgtttggaagaagaagaggtcATGAGGGAAGGAACTTGAATTCTGTGAACGAATATGATTTGGACCGTCCCGTTGATCACACTTCAATGGCTGATGTCGATCGAGAAAGGTTTTGTGACCCATATGATCCTTATGATCGCATGCAAGGGCAGTACGCATGGGACCAGCATAGGGTTTCATCTGAGAGACAATTAGTGGGTCCTGCTCGTCTTGAGAGGAGGGGTTATCACAAATCTGAGAGTCCGGAGAACATTGCTGAGTTAGATCTGCGACATCGTTTATCCAAGCATAGGAGGGTAAACGGTCTGAGAACCATTGTCAGCCATGATTATGCAGTGGACGGCCATGTTGAGGAGCGGAACAACCGTCCTCGTAGGGATTCACAGCAGTTGCCCCCACACGAGGGCTCCCGTAGTAGTCGTCTTCATGGTAGAATAAAGATTCCAGGCGGGTCTTCTCCCGTCAATGGTAGTGACTTGCGCCAAGAAAGGGAAGTTGACAGAGCTAGAAGTAGAGGCAGATTGTCACCCGGGAGGCCACAGATATCCTCTCATCAAGGAAGGCTTAGAGACAGAATAAAAGGAAGGGTAGAAGAGGACTACTCTAATGAGAGGAGAAATTTTGGCGCTTCTCGTGTTAGGGGAGAGATAATGGATGATCGAGGTGATGACTTTTCTCGTCCAAAGCGTCTTCCAGAGCTGAAAGTTGTGAAAGATGCAGAAAATAAGGAGCAATCTTACCTTGGAAAACGGAAAAGTGTGATGGATAATTATCAACAAGCGGAAGGTGATCTGTCATTTGAAGGGCCAAAGCCTCTCAGTGAAATTCTCAGGAGGAAGAGAGAAGCTGAAGCAGCAGCTTCTGGAAGCAGGAAATCATCTGCCCACAATAAACGAGGCAATAATAATCAGAGAGAAAGCAGGGAGAGCGATCCAGGCGACTCCCAGACTGCGGTTACAGAGGTGAATAACAGTCTGCCCACTGCGGCGAAGGAAGAGCCCAAGTTGGCAACGGCCGATGCGGTTGGAACTGAAGATGAGAAAATTGACGTGGTTCATGGTCAGTCTTCAGAAGGACATGAGGCTGAAGAGGGTATGATTTATGAGGAGGAAAACGAAATCGAAGGTGAAGATCAGAGAGAAGGAGAGTATGATTACGAGCAGGGGGACGAGGGTGACTATAATTATGAAGGTGAAAATGCAGAGGGCGAAGAGGAATACCTGGAAGAAGACGAAGACGGGGATGACTTTGCTAAGAAGATTGGTGTCGTGTTTTCGTGATTGGGCAAAGGGGATGATGGAAAAGCAACGGAACGAGGATGACGGCTCTTCCATAAATAGTGTGGAGGACCTTCCAAACCTAATTTAGGTGGTTGGTTCCTGATTAAGTAAAACCATGGATGCTCGGGTTTCTTAGTAGAATTAGGGATTAGCAGGCCTTTTTGCCTCTGTTATGACAATCGAAACATTTTCGTTCTACTTAAAATCTGATTTAATGGGATTTTTTTCACTTTGTGCTGGAGGCATTTTGCTGTGCTTGTTTGAGTGCATGACTGGAGCCTGTTAGCCTGCAACAACAGATGGTCTCGATAAGATTGCTCTCTAGTGTCCAcgtattttcttttcagttatctttccattttttttgttgCATTGCATGGGTTGATAACTTTGAGATTACAAGGGATCATGCAAATTTTGACCCATTTTAGCAAATATAAACCAGGTGGTGTTATGCAGCACTCTAATTGCCGTTTTATCAATGTATCTTCTTTAACTTGTTCATCATCGCATGCTACTTCTCTTTTAGCTTGCCCTTTTGTTTGGTTCACCGGTTTCTTATGCATTATTGGCTTCCCGTTTGTCACCAAATCCGAACCCTATTTCGTTCCCCGAAAATTTAAATTCTGAAGCTTTGAGTAGAATTGTTCAATGCGATTACTGGGTTGTGATGTGTTTGATGTGATGTGGTCGACAAGGAATGTCCGTCGTCCGGGATTTGGAGTGCTCGATGCATTGTTTGGTGTTTTAGTTGAGGTTGGAATGCTTGAGGAAGCGAGTGTTTCTTGAGGATGAAGAAGTTGAGGGATATGCTTGGGTCTGGGATTAATCCATCAGTTTTTCATGTACAATATAATGATTGGTtatatgtgcaaagaaggcgATTTGGATGGTGGTAGTTGCTTGTTTGCACAAATGAAACGGATGGGCCTTGCACCTGATGTTGTGACATATAATTATCTCATTGATGGATATGCGAACTGAAGCTGATAAGTGAGCTGTAACAATGGATCTTGAGCCTTTCAATTGACCGTGACCAAGTGTTCCAGCATCCACAATCAAGCATCATCAAGAACTTATGAAATGTTATTACAAGAGGGTAAGATTTGGGAGAAATATCCTGAAACGAATCCTTGATATCCTTGAATTGAGATTCCTCCTCGTCAAAATCAGCCGTATCAATCAAACTTTTCTCGGTCGAATCGCTTCCACCACATGCAAAACTGTAGACATACAGAAGTTCAGTAACTTAAGGTGGTTGATGCGACGCTTGAATTTAAAGAACAACAAAGTACTATAAGTAAGGAACAACAAAGTAGCTGAAGAACTCTGCTCAACAGTGCTATTTTTACTACCAAGGCATCCTTGATCTGCCAACTGAAAACATTGTtctttttgaaataatttcatGGTTAAAACTCTGGTTTTCCCTGTTCCCAACCGTCCAAGTATAAAGGATAATCTCCTTTTCCTGGTCAGTAACTTTAAATGGAAGATCCAACTCTCTACCCGCGCGGTCAGACAAGAAGTGATTCACTACACCAGATGACAAGGAGTAAAACTTCATTAGCAACAAACTCTCACTGACCTGTGAAttctcaacatatcttctacCATCACAAGTGTCACCAACTAAGTCACTCTCAGCATCAGTGTTGCTTGGATCCTTAAACCGGGGGGGGGAATATCCAAATCGGGTGGCCAGCTTTAAGGAACTTCCAAATCACTATTCAAATGACAAAGAAGCACAAAAATTACTTGAGAATTTCAAAATCAGGAAAAGTTTGTATCTTTATATGACTACAGAAAGAAAGCATTCGCTGCTGCTATAAATTCACGCATgcttagaaaaagaaaaagcctAGAATGCCAAACAACATACCCCTCAGGACATGTCTCATTGCAAAGATTGATGAAACCATCTGTATAAAACGATTTGTCAATTTGGGGATATCCTCCAGAGGCAATATGTCCCAAATCTTTAATACTTGAATGTATTTCATCTCCTTCACAATGTCAATTGAGCAGACAACATATAGACCTTCAACTTTATACTGCCACAAAATTGCTGATGAGCCTCCACTAATTGTCTGTACATTTTGCTTCCTTGGTCTCCAGCCACCAGAAAGCTTAAGTAGAAGATTAAGCACCGACTTCTTCAAACGGATCGACTTCAGAAAATTATCACCGAAAAGTACCCAAAGATAATAGGTTGGgggaacaaaaaattataccaacaaaagcttttgaATTGACTTGCACTGATACTTCAAATTATGACATCCGAAACGATTTTGCTACACTTGGAGCTATGGTCTTTTGGATTTCTCAAGACATTAAGTTAGAGGACTATGGATATCAAGAGTTTCAACACTTGTTTTCATTTAAGACTTACGATATAAAATTCTTGCAGATCTTACTATTTTCCCTCGCTCTCTTATTTTCTAAAATGAGAAACCGTTACTGCCAGCGGTCCAATTGACGATGATGGGAGGCATTCTGCATCTATATCTCTTATGCAAAACTTTTTGATTGCCCAAGGGGTTAGTCCAACTCACAATTGAAAAATTGGTCTACATCTACCTATTGGACAAGCTAAATATAATGATTGGACCAGTATGGTAATCAAATTTTGCAACTTCAAGGAAGACAGTGCCTGGGATTTCCTAAGATTTAGTCGAATTTTGATGGTCCACACCCGCGACGAGGTATTTTACATGTTTTGTTTGTGGTTGAACATTAAactttgtttaatatttttccttttgtttttttagttgtCTTTGATTGACATTGGGTTCTTACATGTCATTTTCGAAGTAGTTTTCAAAGTCAAACAATACCCAGTGGAGTTTCAAGTAAGTTATTAGATTTATGTCATATtcttattattaattattattttatataactTAGGGAATAGAGTAAAATAAAGGTGGGTTTACTGTTTCTATTGTTACAGGGACTTCGCTATCTCAATGGACAGTAATGAATTCGAATTAGCTCCGAGCTGCTCTCCATTTCGGATGGTGAGACGAGTAAAGACTCTCAAGTAAGAGGATGAAACATTTGGC
The nucleotide sequence above comes from Malus sylvestris chromosome 16, drMalSylv7.2, whole genome shotgun sequence. Encoded proteins:
- the LOC126607646 gene encoding uncharacterized protein LOC126607646 isoform X2 translates to MSFSYLKNPLFCLCRFHEYASKILISFLIYWVQKQRPIFGFIGLLIGYMKVQVGGGGFSPGKLRSMLLGVEKKRKEKEDSESAFTLRSQPPDFDDQAGGGGSDDCKDVDVVSVLPKCSTSNAADSLGSKMGSDRRLKDSASVNSRIRNQEDPSLDYDSGHDAMGVSSSMFEFQKAERAPQRVPLAPFSKPAPSKWDDAQKWIASPTSNRPKMGQAQMQGGQGVGSRKAGSFGYGSKQLSTKVVVEVPDQKVDIFEEPDTKRIDTNQSKMESGGQKYVSWENDPYPIADSYGKSVLMVENSVGESATFHGTTTFIPPPSTARSVSMRDMGTEMTPIASQEPSRTGTPVGATTPIRSPTNSRPSTPSRAAQASPPINQNPNKELSEKELQMKTRREIMVLGTQLGKMNIAAWASKEEDKGASTSQKTALEEQPGKSIVETRAAAWEEAEKAKYMARFKREEMKIQAWENHQKAKTEAEMRKIEVEVERIRGRAHGKLMNKLAAARHKAQEKRAAAEARRNRRAAKTEHQAEYIRKTGRIPSSFWCWGWCS
- the LOC126607643 gene encoding zinc finger CCCH domain-containing protein 17-like — translated: MVVGAQPQQQQQLQQKPPQQPETSAEEEPLKRNTDCVYFLASPLTCKKGSECEYRHSEYARVNPRDCWYWLNGSCLNLKCAFRHPPLDGLLGSPAANSAGPSLPLSHPVATSTTPAIHAAYNPSKQAVPCIFFQKGQCLKGDRCAFSHGPNPMASSKVLQAPAAAHGTEPSGLKKAFGGLQKCTQELKVPMVSAMKSVGLPPEAKPAPKIPTAPIRNGVSIERNVSSTKALDDEALRYKATSVPPVINGGSTSQANHLLQAHVSDDHGFQNGKDADEHLRESSPGFDVLVDDEHGDSDYYHGEERFGRRRGHEGRNLNSVNEYDLDRPVDHTSMADVDRERFCDPYDPYDRMQGQYAWDQHRVSSERQLVGPARLERRGYHKSESPENIAELDLRHRLSKHRRVNGLRTIVSHDYAVDGHVEERNNRPRRDSQQLPPHEGSRSSRLHGRIKIPGGSSPVNGSDLRQEREVDRARSRGRLSPGRPQISSHQGRLRDRIKGRVEEDYSNERRNFGASRVRGEIMDDRGDDFSRPKRLPELKVVKDAENKEQSYLGKRKSVMDNYQQAEGDLSFEGPKPLSEILRRKREAEAAASGSRKSSAHNKRGNNNQRESRESDPGDSQTAVTEVNNSLPTAAKEEPKLATADAVGTEDEKIDVVHGQSSEGHEAEEGMIYEEENEIEGEDQREGEYDYEQGDEGDYNYEGENAEGEEEYLEEDEDGDDFAKKIGVVFS
- the LOC126607646 gene encoding uncharacterized protein LOC126607646 isoform X1; the protein is MSFSYLKNPLFCLCRFHEYASKILISFLIYWVQKQRPIFGFIGLLIGYMKVQVGGGGFSPGKLRSMLLGVEKKRKEKEDSESAFTLRSQPPDFDDQAGGGGSDDCKDVDVVSVLPKCSTSNAADSLGSKMGSDRRLKDSASVNSRIRNQEDPSLDYDSGHDAMGVSSSMFEFQKAERAPQRVPLAPFSKPAPSKWDDAQKWIASPTSNRPKMGQAQMQGGQGVGSRKAGSFGYGSKQLSTKVVVEVPDQKVDIFEEPDTKRIDTNQSKMESGGQKYVSWENDPYPIADSYGKSVLMVENSVGESAINLSQHDSSTAFHGTTTFIPPPSTARSVSMRDMGTEMTPIASQEPSRTGTPVGATTPIRSPTNSRPSTPSRAAQASPPINQNPNKELSEKELQMKTRREIMVLGTQLGKMNIAAWASKEEDKGASTSQKTALEEQPGKSIVETRAAAWEEAEKAKYMARFKREEMKIQAWENHQKAKTEAEMRKIEVEVERIRGRAHGKLMNKLAAARHKAQEKRAAAEARRNRRAAKTEHQAEYIRKTGRIPSSFWCWGWCS
- the LOC126607646 gene encoding uncharacterized protein LOC126607646 isoform X3 yields the protein MILSPPSMDYERIQKPQVGGGGFSPGKLRSMLLGVEKKRKEKEDSESAFTLRSQPPDFDDQAGGGGSDDCKDVDVVSVLPKCSTSNAADSLGSKMGSDRRLKDSASVNSRIRNQEDPSLDYDSGHDAMGVSSSMFEFQKAERAPQRVPLAPFSKPAPSKWDDAQKWIASPTSNRPKMGQAQMQGGQGVGSRKAGSFGYGSKQLSTKVVVEVPDQKVDIFEEPDTKRIDTNQSKMESGGQKYVSWENDPYPIADSYGKSVLMVENSVGESAINLSQHDSSTAFHGTTTFIPPPSTARSVSMRDMGTEMTPIASQEPSRTGTPVGATTPIRSPTNSRPSTPSRAAQASPPINQNPNKELSEKELQMKTRREIMVLGTQLGKMNIAAWASKEEDKGASTSQKTALEEQPGKSIVETRAAAWEEAEKAKYMARFKREEMKIQAWENHQKAKTEAEMRKIEVEVERIRGRAHGKLMNKLAAARHKAQEKRAAAEARRNRRAAKTEHQAEYIRKTGRIPSSFWCWGWCS